One part of the Geothrix edaphica genome encodes these proteins:
- a CDS encoding 16S rRNA (guanine(527)-N(7))-methyltransferase RsmG: protein MEPRLPSPLSAPLRRYLVLLDRWNRTHALTSLPQAERWEELILDAAALLPFLEPLAPGSRVADLGTGMGCPAVVLALARPDLEVLAVDASAKKLAFVRQAALELPVPNLKAVQGRLEDLAPLGADLGTAKALGSLEQLMGWWSRHGKADAPFLALKGPDWSREPLPSGWEATPHPYTLPTRGQRVVVELGRPKN from the coding sequence ATGGAGCCCCGCCTGCCTTCCCCCCTGTCTGCCCCCCTGCGCCGCTATCTGGTGCTGCTGGACCGCTGGAACCGCACCCACGCCCTGACCTCCCTGCCTCAAGCCGAGCGCTGGGAGGAGTTGATCCTGGATGCGGCCGCGCTCCTGCCCTTCCTGGAGCCCCTGGCCCCGGGGAGCCGGGTGGCCGATCTGGGAACCGGCATGGGTTGCCCGGCCGTCGTCCTGGCCCTGGCCCGCCCGGATCTGGAGGTGCTCGCGGTGGACGCTTCCGCCAAGAAGCTGGCCTTCGTCCGCCAGGCCGCCCTGGAGCTTCCGGTGCCCAATCTGAAAGCCGTGCAGGGCCGCCTCGAGGACCTGGCCCCGCTGGGGGCGGACCTGGGGACCGCCAAGGCCCTGGGATCCCTGGAGCAGCTGATGGGATGGTGGTCCCGCCATGGGAAAGCCGATGCCCCGTTCCTTGCCCTCAAGGGGCCGGACTGGTCCAGGGAGCCGCTCCCGTCCGGCTGGGAGGCCACCCCGCATCCCTACACCCTGCCCACCCGGGGGCAGCGCGTGGTGGTGGAGCTGGGGCGCCCAAAAAACTGA
- the ybeY gene encoding rRNA maturation RNase YbeY has product MTETKLPFQIDWSSRSKMRGPGEQSLGKLLHSLRDRLAPEAQGVSLTYVDDRGMRKLNREHRGKNMTTDVLSFPSSVEKGAFPHLGDIVISLPTAEKMAKKFGVSRRREVETLVIHGFLHLCGHDHEKDHGEMMALQAQLERELLETEPLSMSLKRGRKPGSKVKKLKDGSRVVVTGRAAAALVRRERVKKEKKVKVRKVVKPKDAAVKRGPGRPRKEAAAAPAKRVLRRRRPGPSRSGVIA; this is encoded by the coding sequence ATGACTGAGACCAAGCTGCCTTTCCAGATCGATTGGTCGAGCCGCAGCAAAATGCGCGGGCCGGGTGAGCAGTCGCTCGGGAAGCTGCTTCACAGCCTTCGCGATCGTCTCGCGCCGGAAGCTCAGGGTGTATCGCTGACTTATGTCGATGATCGAGGCATGAGAAAACTCAATCGCGAGCATCGCGGGAAAAACATGACGACCGACGTCCTGAGTTTCCCCTCAAGTGTGGAGAAGGGTGCTTTTCCGCACCTCGGCGACATCGTGATCAGCCTTCCCACCGCCGAGAAAATGGCGAAGAAGTTTGGCGTCAGCCGTCGGCGTGAAGTGGAGACGCTGGTGATCCATGGCTTCCTGCATCTCTGCGGCCACGACCACGAAAAGGATCATGGCGAGATGATGGCGCTCCAGGCTCAGCTTGAACGCGAGCTGCTCGAGACGGAACCTCTGTCCATGAGCCTCAAGCGGGGGCGCAAGCCCGGCAGCAAGGTCAAGAAGCTCAAGGACGGCTCCCGGGTCGTGGTGACCGGCCGGGCCGCGGCCGCCCTCGTCCGGCGGGAACGCGTGAAAAAGGAGAAGAAGGTCAAGGTGCGCAAGGTGGTCAAGCCCAAGGATGCCGCCGTGAAGCGCGGCCCGGGGCGGCCCCGCAAAGAGGCTGCCGCCGCTCCCGCCAAGCGCGTGCTGCGCCGCCGCCGGCCGGGCCCCTCCCGCAGCGGCGTCATCGCCTAG